A single region of the Methanolacinia paynteri genome encodes:
- a CDS encoding apurinic/apyrimidinic endonuclease family protein, translated as MKYREQMSFSIYEYDLNKFDKSWDNVRSFVQRHQLDGIELLVNFEEVPAEIPADLVSSVHLPSFMGWYRLWEDENFRVPEEIPDESLKYFYGGKSRNEVVSNFCEAISYASVLKPAYGVFHAAYTEIGTAFKKIQPYSDKEILEGTAEFLNEVASRFPGGEPPFDIYIENLWYPGLTFLDSDAAAKFVDKLEFKNWKLLLDTGHLMNATCSCNDEEEAIDIVLELLGKLDENILEKIAGIHFHLSTSGNYQNEMEEPENYPRMTLEEKYSCIYELLKNVDQHRPFSSERCREIVDFVSPDFVTHELPGMSAEEIENRISRQRRALHF; from the coding sequence ATGAAATACAGAGAACAAATGAGTTTTTCAATTTACGAATACGATCTGAACAAATTCGATAAAAGCTGGGACAATGTCAGAAGCTTTGTGCAAAGACACCAGCTTGACGGAATAGAACTTCTGGTTAATTTCGAAGAAGTACCGGCAGAGATCCCTGCTGATCTGGTATCTTCAGTCCATCTCCCTTCTTTCATGGGATGGTACAGGTTGTGGGAAGATGAAAATTTCAGGGTTCCTGAAGAAATCCCTGATGAATCACTGAAATATTTTTACGGCGGGAAAAGTCGCAATGAAGTTGTATCAAACTTCTGCGAGGCCATATCATATGCATCGGTTTTAAAACCTGCATATGGTGTGTTTCATGCAGCTTATACGGAGATCGGCACTGCTTTCAAAAAAATTCAGCCTTATTCAGACAAAGAAATTCTTGAAGGAACTGCCGAATTTTTGAATGAAGTTGCATCACGATTCCCGGGCGGAGAGCCTCCATTTGACATCTATATCGAAAACCTGTGGTATCCGGGTCTGACATTTCTCGATTCGGACGCTGCGGCGAAATTTGTCGATAAACTTGAGTTTAAAAACTGGAAACTTCTCCTGGACACGGGTCATCTCATGAACGCCACGTGTTCCTGTAATGACGAAGAAGAAGCAATCGATATAGTGCTGGAATTATTAGGAAAGCTTGATGAGAATATTCTCGAAAAAATAGCCGGCATTCATTTCCACCTTAGCACCTCCGGCAATTATCAGAACGAGATGGAGGAACCTGAGAATTATCCCAGGATGACACTTGAAGAGAAATATTCGTGCATATACGAACTCCTGAAGAATGTAGACCAGCACCGGCCCTTTTCGTCAGAGAGGTGCAGGGAGATTGTTGATTTCGTTTCACCGGATTTTGTGACACATGAACTTCCGGGAATGTCGGCAGAAGAGATCGAGAACAGAATTTCCCGGCAAAGAAGAGCTCTCCATTTTTAA
- a CDS encoding VWA domain-containing protein, which yields MSEFVNYPFPAIVGNETAKKAILCTLVNEDIKGLLITGSCGSAKTVLARSASTITDDKRIRIVPQNTTEDRLFGSIDIEKAITEGNIGIVKGILAESDCQIVVADDINLLDEKIVHGILNTADTGSIILERDGFSEKISMRYILTATMDPDEGELSPQILDRFDICIETEKIEDESERSKIIRNCLAFEKDSVQFLKEYSDEINETRENIRKAKERLPYVMIPESLLDMISELCIELNVSGQRGDIALAKTAKTLAAIDGRDDVVFEDIKLAALMTLEHRRRSPPDGNPPQNPDTQNNEDDNEDEEKEEGKENEGRQDNRQKNSGPNQEMDQSDENDKQNRDQSEDSDRNNENINNLPPPEQVFDIGSVFSVIEFLDEKGRSKSKKASNGRRRRNISKDKSGHYFSYRQQDRNKNDIAIDASLRAAAPFQVKRDKKGLAIKVDKVDLREKIREKKTGDVILFLVDASGSMGVRKRMVAVKGAILSLLNDAYQKRDMVGLMIFRKNEATLLLPPTRSTDLAYKLLKEIPTGGRTPLSKGLIEAAKLLTQGRYSKSMDSKTVVILTDGRANTSESGKNSYEELKEAAEKVTGQKIKYVVVDTEEGFPRMGLAVDLAFELDAIYLRLDELDSSKLAGSVGNIVLKEMPT from the coding sequence GTGAGCGAATTTGTTAACTATCCGTTCCCTGCCATAGTAGGGAATGAGACCGCGAAGAAGGCGATACTTTGCACCCTTGTAAATGAAGATATTAAAGGGCTGCTTATTACTGGCAGTTGTGGATCTGCAAAGACTGTTCTTGCAAGATCAGCATCTACAATAACAGATGATAAGCGGATCAGGATTGTCCCGCAGAACACTACAGAAGACAGGCTGTTCGGCTCAATTGATATTGAAAAGGCAATAACTGAAGGAAATATAGGAATTGTAAAAGGAATCCTGGCCGAAAGCGACTGCCAGATTGTTGTTGCAGACGACATCAACCTGCTTGATGAAAAGATAGTTCACGGGATACTAAACACCGCGGATACGGGCAGTATAATACTGGAAAGGGATGGATTTTCAGAAAAAATCAGTATGAGGTATATTCTTACCGCCACAATGGACCCTGACGAGGGAGAACTTTCTCCCCAGATTCTTGATCGGTTTGATATCTGTATTGAAACCGAAAAGATAGAAGATGAAAGTGAGAGATCCAAAATAATCAGAAACTGTCTTGCCTTCGAGAAAGACTCTGTTCAGTTTTTAAAAGAATATTCCGACGAAATCAATGAGACCAGGGAAAATATCAGAAAGGCAAAGGAAAGACTTCCCTATGTAATGATTCCCGAATCGCTGCTCGATATGATCTCGGAATTATGCATCGAACTGAACGTTTCCGGGCAGAGAGGAGATATCGCGCTTGCAAAAACGGCAAAAACACTGGCTGCAATCGACGGCAGGGATGATGTCGTTTTCGAAGATATCAAACTGGCCGCTTTAATGACCCTAGAGCACAGGAGAAGAAGCCCTCCCGACGGGAATCCTCCCCAGAACCCCGATACCCAAAACAATGAGGATGATAATGAAGACGAAGAGAAAGAGGAGGGTAAGGAAAATGAAGGCAGGCAGGATAACAGGCAAAAAAATTCAGGACCGAACCAGGAGATGGATCAAAGTGATGAGAACGACAAACAGAATCGGGATCAATCGGAAGATTCCGACAGAAATAACGAAAACATAAATAATCTGCCGCCACCGGAACAGGTATTCGATATCGGTTCAGTCTTCAGCGTCATCGAATTTCTTGACGAGAAGGGCAGATCCAAATCGAAGAAAGCAAGCAATGGCCGCAGGAGACGAAATATCAGCAAGGATAAGAGCGGCCATTATTTCTCCTACAGACAGCAGGACAGAAATAAAAACGACATCGCAATCGATGCTTCACTGAGAGCAGCTGCTCCATTTCAGGTTAAGAGAGATAAAAAAGGGCTCGCAATTAAGGTAGACAAAGTCGATCTGAGGGAGAAGATCCGGGAAAAAAAGACCGGAGATGTCATACTCTTCCTTGTCGACGCCAGCGGATCGATGGGTGTAAGGAAGAGAATGGTGGCAGTGAAAGGAGCCATTCTTTCTCTTTTAAACGACGCGTACCAGAAGAGAGACATGGTCGGCCTTATGATATTCAGGAAAAACGAGGCAACCCTTCTTCTTCCCCCGACCAGGAGCACCGATCTCGCGTACAAACTGCTGAAAGAGATACCGACAGGTGGAAGGACACCTCTCTCAAAAGGACTTATAGAAGCGGCAAAACTCCTGACACAGGGACGATACTCAAAATCTATGGACTCCAAAACGGTAGTTATCCTGACGGACGGCAGGGCGAACACCTCCGAATCCGGTAAAAATTCATACGAGGAGCTGAAGGAAGCAGCTGAAAAAGTCACCGGACAGAAAATAAAATATGTTGTTGTTGACACTGAGGAAGGCTTCCCGAGAATGGGCCTCGCCGTGGACCTCGCATTTGAACTCGACGCCATCTACCTCCGTCTCGATGAACTCGACAGCAGTAAACTGGCAGGATCTGTCGGTAATATTGTACTAAAGGAGATGCCTACATGA
- a CDS encoding ATP-binding protein, translating to MTEDNPVYPFSAIVGQNNMKDALLVNVVNPSIGGVLIKGEKGTAKSTAVRAIADLLPERKVIKDCIFHCEAGQTRYLCPSCRELIESGEAPEYEYIRMRVVELPISATEDRVAGTLDIEHAITKGKKKFEPGVLASANGNILYVDEVNLLDDHIVDLLLDAAAMGTNFVEREGISYSHPARFMLVGTMNPEEGDLRPQLLDRFGLSVNVEGEREIKTRTGIIRKRLEFEKDPHAFCELYEPMQQEIRDRIGNAKSILKEMEPDDLLLETSVKISLFLGVDGHRSDITFVKTSVAFAALDERDEIMREDLIKAARLALPHRMRKLPFEEAKLEFDKIDSVISESYAK from the coding sequence ATGACTGAAGATAACCCTGTTTACCCGTTTTCTGCAATTGTCGGGCAGAATAATATGAAGGATGCACTCCTCGTAAACGTAGTCAATCCTTCAATCGGGGGAGTCCTGATCAAGGGAGAAAAAGGGACTGCAAAATCAACGGCAGTAAGAGCAATAGCAGATCTTCTCCCTGAAAGAAAGGTAATTAAAGATTGCATCTTCCACTGCGAAGCAGGACAGACAAGGTATCTCTGTCCTTCATGCAGGGAGTTGATCGAATCGGGTGAAGCTCCAGAATATGAATATATCAGGATGCGTGTGGTAGAACTCCCGATAAGTGCAACAGAAGATCGTGTCGCGGGAACGCTCGACATCGAACATGCCATTACAAAAGGGAAAAAGAAATTCGAGCCCGGTGTTCTTGCTTCAGCCAACGGGAATATTCTCTATGTCGATGAGGTCAATCTTCTCGACGATCATATCGTGGATCTCCTGCTCGATGCCGCAGCGATGGGTACAAACTTCGTAGAACGTGAAGGAATTTCATACTCGCACCCGGCCCGCTTTATGCTCGTAGGGACAATGAACCCCGAAGAAGGAGACCTGCGCCCGCAGCTTCTTGACCGTTTCGGTCTCTCGGTCAACGTGGAAGGAGAAAGAGAGATCAAAACAAGGACCGGGATCATCAGAAAAAGGCTTGAATTTGAGAAAGATCCTCACGCATTCTGCGAATTGTATGAACCGATGCAGCAGGAGATCCGGGATCGCATAGGGAATGCGAAATCGATCCTGAAAGAGATGGAGCCCGACGATCTTCTACTTGAAACATCGGTGAAGATCTCGCTCTTCCTTGGAGTCGACGGGCACAGGTCCGATATTACCTTCGTAAAGACTTCCGTCGCCTTTGCAGCCCTTGATGAAAGAGATGAAATAATGAGAGAAGATCTCATAAAAGCCGCACGACTGGCACTGCCGCACCGTATGAGGAAACTTCCGTTCGAAGAGGCAAAACTGGAATTTGACAAGATTGATTCCGTTATCTCGGAGAGTTATGCAAAGTGA
- a CDS encoding type II/IV secretion system ATPase subunit — MKIPRLSLPVNPGKEKTTARNAGENVDDVNRHETGNTGLFKFRPSRKEAGEGEPAFSFKTKMKVKIKTGPDGRSDHGKEIVESVDHEKSVVDEKIDKILKDYLDTEYLLPELTEEEVDWVVERYWLKPPFSYVKIVKNWEFDLTYTIIEPKITKEELIVLEETYEYLRTALVFDSPKPKGDLTVDPEFVRKAIKSFNPSISDERTDILIYYLQRNFTGYGKLDPMMNDENIEDITCNGANIPLYIFHRKYSNLRTNLVFDNIELNKYVLKLAQKADKQLSLTTPIIDAALPTGARAQITYSDIVSSKGSSFTIRKFKTDPMTPADLISIGTYDAELMAFIWLAVENNKSIIIVGGTASGKTSTMNATSFFIPPIAKIVSIEDTREIQLPHENWLAMRTRDTGISATESDVDMFMLLKAALRQRPEYIIVGEVRGSEAQTLFQAMNTGHTTYSTLHAGGVSEAINRLTHEPINVPRVMFGALDLMIIQGLQFDEGHGFRRCLSINEMIVNDGDIRWNEIYKWDHINDKFIKNQKRSRILDDIAYTHGWNDETLEYNLQIRKSMLERFVEKKISDNLQISHFINELRKTCNK; from the coding sequence ATGAAAATTCCACGGCTATCGCTTCCGGTAAATCCGGGAAAAGAAAAAACCACTGCCCGGAACGCCGGCGAAAACGTAGATGATGTAAATCGTCATGAAACCGGTAATACAGGTCTTTTTAAGTTCAGACCCTCAAGAAAAGAGGCCGGAGAAGGAGAACCAGCCTTCTCCTTTAAAACAAAAATGAAAGTAAAAATTAAAACCGGTCCTGATGGGAGGTCCGATCATGGTAAAGAGATAGTTGAATCCGTCGATCACGAAAAAAGCGTTGTCGATGAAAAAATCGATAAAATCCTGAAGGATTATCTGGATACTGAATACTTACTCCCGGAATTGACAGAGGAAGAGGTTGACTGGGTTGTTGAGCGATACTGGCTGAAGCCGCCCTTTTCATATGTAAAGATTGTGAAGAACTGGGAGTTCGATCTGACTTACACGATTATCGAGCCGAAGATAACGAAAGAGGAGCTGATTGTTCTTGAAGAGACTTATGAGTACCTTAGAACTGCTCTGGTATTTGATTCTCCTAAACCGAAAGGAGATCTGACAGTTGATCCTGAATTTGTCAGGAAAGCTATAAAATCGTTTAATCCATCGATAAGCGATGAAAGGACTGATATCCTGATCTATTACCTGCAGAGGAATTTTACCGGTTACGGCAAGCTCGATCCGATGATGAATGATGAAAACATCGAGGATATTACCTGCAACGGTGCAAACATCCCATTGTATATCTTCCATCGCAAGTATTCCAATCTCAGGACGAATCTCGTTTTCGACAATATTGAGCTGAATAAATATGTTCTCAAACTTGCCCAGAAAGCGGACAAACAACTCTCCCTGACAACGCCGATAATCGATGCCGCTCTCCCGACAGGTGCGAGGGCACAGATAACGTACAGTGATATAGTATCGTCGAAAGGAAGTTCCTTTACAATCCGAAAATTTAAGACAGATCCCATGACTCCTGCGGATCTTATCTCGATTGGGACATATGATGCAGAGTTAATGGCTTTCATCTGGCTTGCAGTTGAGAACAACAAGAGCATAATTATTGTAGGAGGCACTGCATCGGGGAAGACGTCGACGATGAATGCCACATCCTTCTTCATTCCGCCGATTGCAAAGATTGTCTCTATAGAGGATACGAGAGAGATCCAGCTTCCGCACGAAAACTGGCTTGCCATGAGAACAAGAGATACGGGTATCTCTGCCACGGAATCCGATGTCGATATGTTCATGCTTCTCAAGGCAGCCCTGAGGCAGCGTCCGGAGTATATAATCGTGGGAGAAGTAAGGGGTTCAGAAGCACAGACATTGTTTCAGGCTATGAATACCGGCCATACTACTTATTCGACCCTTCATGCCGGCGGCGTAAGTGAAGCCATCAACAGGCTTACACATGAGCCGATAAATGTTCCGCGTGTCATGTTCGGTGCACTCGATCTTATGATTATCCAGGGACTTCAGTTTGATGAAGGGCATGGCTTCCGGCGCTGTCTTTCGATCAATGAGATGATCGTGAATGACGGGGATATCAGGTGGAATGAGATCTATAAGTGGGATCATATAAATGATAAATTTATTAAAAATCAAAAAAGATCCAGGATTTTGGATGATATTGCGTATACTCACGGGTGGAATGACGAGACACTTGAGTACAATCTACAGATAAGAAAAAGCATGCTCGAGCGTTTTGTCGAGAAGAAAATAAGTGACAACCTCCAGATAAGTCATTTCATAAACGAGCTAAGAAAGACCTGCAACAAATAA
- a CDS encoding type IV pilin N-terminal domain-containing protein: MVNTNTKKEAVSPVVGVMLMLVVTIIIAAVVSGFGTGMIGDAPTATPASVRYVGISPGGSDMVLDDGFVGLIFEVTGGSLDLEKLKFYIYGSDFGGGGEAYMTYNDVPWSKYYVGGEGASGGLRFYYNNPGTGTLAYEPAEFYTSRMMKFTSLDYTGEGMCPGDTILTTGDRFILFFEYFKPQTATGPPTLGFGMHRNTGSGASTAFQSGAVYANGDGQGILSGIDGTVYWDGYLKASDII; this comes from the coding sequence ATGGTAAACACAAATACAAAAAAAGAGGCAGTATCCCCTGTCGTAGGAGTTATGCTGATGCTAGTTGTGACGATTATCATTGCCGCAGTAGTTTCGGGGTTTGGAACCGGTATGATCGGAGATGCTCCCACGGCGACTCCCGCTTCGGTTAGGTACGTGGGCATCAGTCCCGGCGGTTCTGATATGGTACTTGATGACGGATTCGTCGGCCTGATCTTTGAAGTTACGGGGGGCTCGCTTGACCTCGAGAAGCTTAAATTTTACATATACGGCAGTGACTTCGGTGGTGGCGGCGAGGCGTACATGACATACAACGATGTCCCGTGGAGCAAATATTATGTTGGCGGGGAAGGAGCCAGCGGCGGGTTGAGATTCTATTATAACAATCCCGGAACAGGCACGCTTGCATATGAGCCAGCTGAATTCTATACAAGCCGTATGATGAAATTCACGAGTCTCGATTATACGGGCGAGGGCATGTGCCCCGGAGATACCATACTGACAACCGGCGACAGGTTCATCCTTTTCTTCGAGTATTTCAAACCCCAGACAGCAACAGGTCCTCCGACACTCGGCTTCGGAATGCACAGGAACACCGGATCCGGAGCAAGTACTGCATTCCAGAGCGGAGCGGTATATGCAAACGGCGATGGACAGGGAATTCTTTCAGGCATCGACGGAACAGTATACTGGGATGGTTACCTGAAAGCATCAGATATCATCTGA
- a CDS encoding type IV pilin N-terminal domain-containing protein: MMAKIKKRAKNNPSFLWEEEAVSPVVGVMLMLVVTIIIAAVVSGFSSGIVDTTEKSPTVSYEFTIKAGDTGSKSDGYPIELRVLAGDTVPTEDLQVITTYTVPDTYRGTTLDNGGRVIKHTLDGSISPFMEGSTSSDTSVDVDDTVEGYPFTPQVNGYGYSLFPNTAGGDGTHGYQNTQYFGVCNFEPNCVYFFMYPEKFLGFDTEDSQYGFGEGSIVHISVVHKPSGTAIFDKDVTVKW; encoded by the coding sequence ATGATGGCAAAGATAAAAAAAAGGGCGAAAAACAATCCTTCCTTTCTCTGGGAGGAAGAGGCCGTGTCTCCTGTCGTGGGAGTGATGCTGATGCTCGTTGTAACGATAATAATTGCAGCGGTAGTGAGCGGTTTTTCCTCCGGCATTGTCGATACTACGGAGAAATCTCCTACTGTGTCGTATGAGTTTACAATAAAAGCGGGAGACACAGGTTCAAAATCCGACGGTTATCCGATCGAACTACGTGTCCTTGCCGGAGACACCGTCCCCACTGAAGATCTTCAGGTTATAACCACATATACGGTTCCCGATACTTATCGCGGAACGACCCTTGATAACGGGGGCAGAGTAATCAAGCATACTCTTGACGGTTCCATATCCCCATTTATGGAAGGGTCCACATCGTCGGACACTTCAGTAGACGTAGATGACACCGTTGAAGGCTACCCTTTTACTCCACAAGTAAACGGTTATGGCTATTCACTCTTTCCAAATACAGCCGGTGGGGATGGTACACATGGTTACCAGAATACACAGTACTTCGGTGTCTGCAACTTCGAGCCGAACTGCGTTTACTTCTTCATGTATCCTGAGAAATTTCTGGGATTCGATACGGAAGACAGCCAATACGGTTTTGGAGAAGGATCTATCGTGCACATATCGGTTGTCCATAAACCCAGTGGCACAGCAATATTCGACAAGGATGTGACGGTCAAATGGTAA
- a CDS encoding type IV pilin N-terminal domain-containing protein, translating into MIRKINGKGNDMAVSPVVGVMLMLVVTIIIASIVSSLSGSLVDSEKTAPQSQIAVGYDVQITDADKTNNVSDSPRNNNRFTFRLSGGEPISLDNIMIELNKGDSSMKFTSGTVLNSSDAAVEEGNSLELYKNKAGNSTYFAVSPGMSDIVGVGDTFMLVADDSYDSTLATDDSIEKGRFLTWTPEGSSGTFKAQYNVPIEYIIYDTISSKQIQSGTIILQ; encoded by the coding sequence ATGATTCGGAAGATAAACGGAAAAGGAAACGACATGGCCGTATCCCCTGTCGTGGGGGTCATGCTGATGCTTGTAGTTACAATCATAATTGCGTCGATCGTATCTTCGCTCTCGGGATCACTTGTAGATTCTGAAAAGACCGCACCACAATCACAGATAGCTGTAGGATACGACGTCCAGATTACAGATGCTGACAAGACGAATAATGTTTCGGACAGTCCCCGTAACAACAACCGGTTCACTTTCCGTCTAAGCGGCGGAGAACCGATATCGCTCGACAACATCATGATTGAACTCAATAAAGGCGATAGTTCGATGAAATTCACCTCCGGCACTGTACTGAATTCTTCTGATGCGGCTGTAGAGGAGGGAAACAGTCTTGAGCTTTATAAAAACAAGGCCGGAAATTCCACCTACTTTGCCGTCTCTCCCGGAATGTCGGATATTGTCGGAGTCGGCGACACGTTCATGCTTGTTGCGGATGACAGTTACGACAGCACTCTCGCTACGGACGATTCCATAGAAAAAGGAAGATTTCTTACCTGGACACCTGAAGGATCGTCGGGTACGTTCAAAGCCCAGTACAACGTTCCTATCGAGTATATAATCTACGATACCATCAGCAGCAAGCAGATCCAGTCTGGAACGATTATTCTTCAGTAA
- a CDS encoding type IV pilin N-terminal domain-containing protein produces MKKRIEKNNNQKDISYNDFAVSPVIGVMLMLVVTIIIASFVAVFAGSAADSTTSAPSASLDVSIISNGGDTKDQYVMLIKHLGGDSIPSNDIQIMSYYTSPSTCTNGKEMLSGSITQGTPAISASKLSYSDQDVKIPYLNNLAVGSPGDSGTNFGEYTFSAGDVLSTGDDFGTAVAIFGITTTSDIDDNEFLEYGFCRGSSVEVNIIYTPSQTSIYKGMVTVV; encoded by the coding sequence ATGAAAAAAAGAATTGAAAAAAACAACAATCAAAAAGATATTTCATATAATGATTTTGCAGTATCGCCGGTAATCGGGGTGATGCTAATGCTTGTGGTTACAATTATTATTGCCTCATTTGTGGCGGTATTCGCAGGAAGTGCGGCTGATTCAACTACATCTGCGCCCAGTGCTTCGCTTGACGTAAGTATAATCTCGAACGGCGGCGACACAAAGGACCAGTATGTCATGCTGATCAAACACCTGGGTGGTGACAGTATTCCATCAAATGACATTCAGATCATGTCGTACTATACTTCGCCTTCGACATGCACCAACGGAAAAGAGATGCTCAGCGGTTCGATAACACAGGGAACCCCTGCAATTTCGGCATCAAAATTAAGCTACAGCGACCAGGATGTAAAGATTCCGTACTTAAACAACCTGGCTGTGGGAAGTCCGGGTGATTCCGGCACAAACTTCGGCGAATACACGTTCAGTGCAGGCGATGTGTTAAGCACAGGCGATGATTTCGGCACGGCGGTTGCAATCTTCGGAATCACTACGACATCGGATATCGATGATAACGAATTTTTGGAATACGGCTTTTGCAGGGGTTCATCAGTAGAAGTCAATATAATTTACACGCCCAGTCAGACGAGCATATATAAAGGTATGGTGACTGTAGTATGA
- a CDS encoding type IV pilin N-terminal domain-containing protein, translated as MVKTIRTNENAVSPVVGVMLMLVVTIIIAAVVSGFGMGMLSDTKSAPAVQIGYAGVMAGDMGESGKIGLVFENLGGDTIRLDEISLNLRESGISNVTDSSGVVIGTSKGHEAAVSYRDLPSESIIDDGPTATTAVLEHSEKKEYKNYRFAKLPARSAGVGEIGETSVIVRSASNLIIEPGQKFIVLADKYSVEDGDKFGSVYYVAERGNAANPYSSGWFEVSSKTTYSIVDDASGSIISTGNLVGSVI; from the coding sequence ATGGTGAAAACGATTCGAACAAATGAAAACGCGGTATCTCCTGTTGTAGGTGTAATGCTCATGCTTGTCGTTACGATCATCATTGCAGCAGTCGTTTCGGGTTTCGGGATGGGCATGCTCTCGGACACGAAATCCGCTCCGGCGGTTCAGATAGGATACGCAGGAGTTATGGCCGGAGATATGGGAGAATCAGGCAAGATCGGGCTTGTTTTCGAGAATCTCGGAGGAGACACAATCAGGCTGGATGAGATCAGCCTGAATCTCAGAGAATCAGGCATATCGAATGTAACTGATTCATCTGGAGTTGTTATTGGCACGTCTAAAGGGCATGAAGCAGCGGTTTCATACAGGGATCTTCCGTCAGAGTCGATCATTGATGATGGTCCTACGGCTACAACAGCCGTCTTAGAACATTCAGAGAAGAAGGAATACAAGAATTACCGCTTTGCAAAGCTTCCGGCACGATCGGCCGGCGTAGGTGAGATAGGTGAAACTTCAGTAATTGTCAGATCCGCATCAAATCTCATAATTGAACCAGGACAGAAATTCATCGTTCTCGCTGACAAGTACTCCGTCGAAGACGGGGATAAATTCGGAAGCGTTTATTACGTTGCAGAACGTGGCAACGCGGCAAATCCATACTCCAGCGGATGGTTCGAGGTCAGCTCGAAGACCACTTACTCGATAGTGGATGATGCATCAGGCTCGATTATATCGACAGGAAATCTTGTGGGAAGTGTAATATGA
- a CDS encoding type IV pilin N-terminal domain-containing protein, translated as MKKISRKAELPACNEEAVSPVVGVMLMLVVTIIIAAVVSGFAGGIVSSTQTAPSTSLDVSISASSTGTSKYAVIENLGGESLKTKDLKIISSFTCPDVVMKTSVANAGKIIKHTIDGSLDPIDANDLITNTTIIPDYPFTPQTTNNGDVVSTKTADRTFGTAVLSAGSSIQFDRSYFLGFDTDGDDYISEYGFAGDEIVHVTIIHVPSGKTIYDKDVVATW; from the coding sequence ATGAAAAAAATAAGCAGGAAAGCAGAATTGCCTGCATGCAATGAAGAAGCTGTTTCTCCGGTGGTCGGTGTGATGCTGATGCTGGTCGTAACGATCATAATTGCTGCAGTTGTCAGTGGTTTTGCGGGAGGTATTGTCAGTTCGACACAGACAGCCCCCTCGACATCACTTGACGTTTCGATTTCGGCATCCTCCACAGGTACTTCGAAGTATGCTGTAATTGAGAATCTCGGGGGGGAAAGTCTGAAAACAAAAGATCTGAAGATCATCAGTTCATTCACCTGTCCCGATGTAGTGATGAAAACAAGCGTTGCTAATGCGGGGAAGATCATCAAACATACGATTGACGGTTCCCTTGATCCAATAGACGCGAACGATCTCATTACAAACACAACAATCATCCCGGATTATCCGTTTACTCCGCAGACAACAAACAATGGTGATGTCGTCAGCACGAAAACGGCAGACAGAACTTTTGGTACTGCAGTTTTGAGTGCGGGAAGCAGCATCCAGTTCGACAGATCCTATTTCCTCGGATTCGATACTGATGGAGATGACTATATCTCGGAGTATGGTTTCGCAGGCGATGAGATAGTTCATGTAACTATTATACACGTCCCCAGCGGGAAGACGATCTATGATAAAGACGTGGTGGCTACATGGTGA